From Lactobacillus sp. PV012:
TGTACATCCCCGAGATAAATCATTAATGGGCGCTGCCATCCCTTGAAGTACCGGGCCAATTGCAGTAAATCCACCTAATCTTTGAGCTACTTTGTAAGCAATATTTCCAGCCTCTAAATCAGGAAAAATAAATACATTAGCATGTCCTGCTACTTTTGACTTAGGAGCTTTAGCTTTTGCTACACTTGGTACAAAAGCTGTATCAAATTGTAATTCACCATCTGAAGCAATTTCTGGATGATCCTTTTTCATCACTTCTGCTGCATCACTAACTTTATCTACAAATGGACCTTTAGCTGATCCTTTAGTTGAAAAGCTTAAAAAAGCAACTTCTGGTTTTAAATCAATCATTTTAGCTGTTTGCGTTGATTGATAACCAATTTCTGCTAATTCGTCACTATCTGGATCAATATTAATTGCACAGTCCGCAAATACATACTTCTCTTCATTACGTTCCATGATCATTGCTCCTGAAACTCGCTTCATTCCAGGTTTAGTCTTAATAATTTGTAGAGCTGGTCTTACTGTATCAGCTGTCGAATGAGCAGCTCCTGATACCATTCCATCAGCCTTTCCTTCATAAACCAACATTGTCCCAAAATAACTAACATCTCTTAGGATATCTCTTGCTTGCTCTAAAGTATTTTTTCCATGGCGTAATGTCACAAAGTCTTCACACATTTTTTCAAAGCCATCATAAGTATCTGGATTAATTATTTCAATGCTTCCCAAATCTAACTCTAAACTTTGTGCCTTATCTAAAATTTTATCTGGTTCCCCTAATAAAATTAGTTTTACAATGCCTTGTTTATCTATCCTACTTGCAGCAGTTAATATTCTTTCATCTGTTCCTTCTGGCAATACAATAGTTCTAATATTTTCCATTGCTTTTTTCTTCAATAATTCAAACACTTGCATTTTTATACCTCGTCTCAATAATTCTTTAATCTTATTGTACCTTGCCTATTCAAATTACTCAAAATCTTTAAAAATTACTGCTTAACTTCCTTTGGCAATTGCCAATCAATCGGTGTTTGACCCATTTTTATAAGAGCTTCATTACAACGTGAGAATGGCCGTGACCCAAAGAATCCTCTATTAGCTGAAAATGGGCTTGGATGTGGAGACTTGATAATAATATTTTTAGAAGTATCAATTAAAGGAATTTTATTTTGAGCAAATCGTCCCCATAAAATAAAAACAACATTTCCACGTTTGCTAAGAGCTTTTATAGCTTCATCTGTTACTGCTTCCCATCCTTTTCCTTGATGACCATTCGCATTCCCATAAGGAACAGTTAAAACACTATTAAGTAATAATACTCCTTCATCCGCCCACTTTTTCAAATACCCATGAGTAACGGGAACTGCTCCTACATCATCATATAATTCTTTATAAATATTTTCTAAAGATGGAGGA
This genomic window contains:
- the pta gene encoding phosphate acetyltransferase, whose product is MQVFELLKKKAMENIRTIVLPEGTDERILTAASRIDKQGIVKLILLGEPDKILDKAQSLELDLGSIEIINPDTYDGFEKMCEDFVTLRHGKNTLEQARDILRDVSYFGTMLVYEGKADGMVSGAAHSTADTVRPALQIIKTKPGMKRVSGAMIMERNEEKYVFADCAINIDPDSDELAEIGYQSTQTAKMIDLKPEVAFLSFSTKGSAKGPFVDKVSDAAEVMKKDHPEIASDGELQFDTAFVPSVAKAKAPKSKVAGHANVFIFPDLEAGNIAYKVAQRLGGFTAIGPVLQGMAAPINDLSRGCTVEDAYLTIILTAAQANTDKD
- a CDS encoding uracil-DNA glycosylase; the protein is MAKNLIGNDWDTILNPIFESPAYQNLHDFLKKEYATKQIYPDMYHIFTAFKLTPFSKTKVVILGQDPYHNPGQATGMSFSVNPGIKLPPSLENIYKELYDDVGAVPVTHGYLKKWADEGVLLLNSVLTVPYGNANGHQGKGWEAVTDEAIKALSKRGNVVFILWGRFAQNKIPLIDTSKNIIIKSPHPSPFSANRGFFGSRPFSRCNEALIKMGQTPIDWQLPKEVKQ